In Polyodon spathula isolate WHYD16114869_AA chromosome 55, ASM1765450v1, whole genome shotgun sequence, a single genomic region encodes these proteins:
- the LOC121307393 gene encoding G-protein coupled receptor 4-like codes for MNNISCNNIDFSSDQTFLSVLYGFVFCIGLPTNCLALYGLYRLEKTDNALPVYVINLLLSDLLQISMLPLWIDYYSHGHVWRFGVTACVFVCFISNVSLYSSIFFLCCISLERYLAITHPLWYRNLHTPKLTAMTCVGLWVAVTLVVLMDYLIGLGTVTEPQCLEHYPRKWSYAVLQLLLKTFTFPLPLFLLVFVHRRTRVSLAHSVSVSAEEKKRISSLLALVVIIFTLVFGPHHLIVFVKYIGLIVLGENCEFESRIFLCYQVSGGLGSLNSLLDPVLYIFLCRDVGVFSLLSESYKAMARTKS; via the coding sequence ATGAACAACATCAGCTGTAACAACATTGACTTCAGCTCTGACCAGACCTTTCTCTCTGTGCTCTACGGCTTTGTCTTCTGCATTGGCTTGCCCACCAACTGCCTGGCCCTCTACGGGCTGTACCGCCTGGAGAAGACTGACAACGCCCTTCCTGTCTACGTCATCAACCTGCTCTTATCAGACCTGCTGCAGATCAGCATGCTGCCACTCTGGATTGACTACTACAGCCACGGCCACGTGTGGCGCTTCGGGGTGACAGCATGCGTCTTCGTCTGCTTCATCTCCAACGTCAGTCTTTACAGTAGCATCTTTTTCCTGTGTTGCATCTCTCTGGAGAGGTACCTGGCCATCACCCACCCTCTGTGGTACAGAAACCTGCACACCCCCAAGCTAACTGCCATGACCTGCGTGGGTCTGTGGGTTGCTGTTACCTTGGTGGTCTTAATGGACTATCTCATTGGTTTGGGAACCGTAACCGAACCCCAATGTTTAGAGCATTACCCAAGGAAGTGGAGCTATGCCGTGCTCCAGTTACTTCTCAAGACTTTCACTTTTCCTTTGCCGTTGTTCCTGCTAGTTTTTGTTCACAGAAGGACCCGGGTGAGCCTTGCCCATTCCGTTTCAGTGAGCGCTGAAGAGAAGAAAAGGATCAGCAGCTTGCTAGCCCTAGTGGTGATCATATTTACCCTGGTCTTTGGTCCTCACCACCTCATTGTGTTTGTGAAATACATTGGGCTAATTGTTCTTGGGGAGAACTGTGAATTTGAGTCCAGGATTTTTCTCTGTTACCAGGTTTCAGGGGGATTGGGGAGCCTGAACAGCCTCCTGGATCCAGTCTTGTATATATTCCTTTGTAGAGATGTTGGAGTCTTTTCCTTGCTTTCTGAGTCCTATAAAGCTATGGCGAGAACGAAGAGCTGA